One part of the Thermovibrio ammonificans HB-1 genome encodes these proteins:
- a CDS encoding ArsR/SmtB family transcription factor has protein sequence MKTATGVDRATLEEVVDVLRAAAHPLRLAVLFLLKERGETWLTELYLRLGVPQSSLSQHISWLRGAGLIRRRRKDNRCYYALTPIGASVLEAVEKILKEVEK, from the coding sequence GTGAAGACTGCTACAGGAGTTGACAGGGCAACCCTTGAGGAGGTCGTAGATGTTCTCCGTGCAGCTGCTCACCCTTTGAGGCTGGCTGTTCTCTTTCTCTTGAAGGAGCGGGGAGAGACCTGGCTGACGGAGCTCTACCTGAGGCTCGGCGTTCCCCAGAGCAGTCTGAGCCAGCACATTAGTTGGCTCAGGGGTGCAGGTCTTATCAGGAGGCGTAGGAAGGATAACAGGTGCTACTACGCTTTGACTCCTATCGGAGCTTCAGTCCTGGAGGCTGTCGAAAAGATACTGAAGGAGGTGGAGAAGTGA
- a CDS encoding thioredoxin fold domain-containing protein, whose amino-acid sequence MKRFAVALTVLAVSLTAAPAGAEEVVLSGGVKGELHLVKEKTENVKVYSLTVKRGRVKETFKVYRVGKLYFAEPTAMVKEGKFFLPYPAGRVKTEVKPFSPEELSDFRRAYSSFVAAAGLREPDTGKPKLYVVFDPLCPYCERAVRSGEMKKLMASYDLRAVPFPVHGKLSERIAACLLKKAEEERAPFEKVVAEWFKDSPREKRELLNSCGQNLSKEELILRKLSRELRSLEITGTPTFIYSDGTISVGKPEAKDGR is encoded by the coding sequence GTGAAAAGGTTTGCTGTGGCTCTTACGGTTCTTGCAGTTTCTCTTACGGCAGCTCCCGCCGGGGCAGAGGAGGTAGTCCTCTCCGGCGGAGTTAAGGGGGAGCTTCACCTTGTGAAGGAGAAGACCGAAAATGTGAAGGTTTACAGCCTGACCGTTAAGAGGGGAAGAGTAAAGGAGACTTTTAAAGTCTATCGGGTGGGAAAACTCTACTTTGCGGAACCGACGGCGATGGTGAAGGAGGGAAAGTTTTTCCTGCCCTATCCTGCGGGCAGGGTAAAGACGGAGGTAAAACCGTTCTCTCCGGAGGAGCTTTCCGACTTCAGACGGGCCTACTCGTCCTTTGTTGCGGCCGCCGGATTGCGGGAGCCTGATACCGGGAAACCGAAGCTCTACGTTGTTTTTGACCCCCTATGTCCGTACTGCGAGAGGGCGGTTAGGAGCGGAGAGATGAAGAAGCTCATGGCCTCTTACGACCTGAGGGCGGTTCCTTTCCCTGTTCACGGGAAGCTCAGCGAGAGGATAGCCGCATGCCTTCTGAAGAAGGCAGAGGAGGAAAGAGCTCCCTTTGAGAAGGTCGTCGCGGAGTGGTTCAAGGACTCTCCTCGCGAGAAGCGGGAGCTTCTCAATTCCTGCGGGCAGAATCTCTCGAAGGAAGAGCTCATTCTCCGGAAACTCTCCAGAGAACTCCGCTCCCTTGAGATTACGGGCACACCGACCTTTATCTACTCCGACGGCACAATCTCTGTAGGGAAACCGG